CTGAAACGACAAGATCCCGCCTGATCACTAAGATCAGACGGGATCCCGTCAACTTCCTTCAGGCCATCTCAAGAACGGCCCAGAAGTGGAGCTATGGGGATTCGAACCCCAGACCTCCTCCATGCCATGGAGGCGCGCTACCAGCTGCGCCATAGCCCCTTGCGACGCAGATGAAATCTTAGCCGACGTCGGACACTCCACGCGCCATCATTCCGGCCACAAGGGCGACGGCGGCGGAGGCCGCGGCGCTCACCGTGATGATCGCGAAGGACAGGACGTAGGCGTCGCGGGACGGGACGGCGGTTCCGGCGATGGTGATCGAGGTCAGGAGGGCGGCGGTGACGGCGCTGGAGACGCTGCCTCCGATGGCTCGGACCAGGGAGTTGATGCCGCTGGCGATGCCGGTCGAGTCCATCGGCACGTGTTGTACGGCCAGCGCGCCCAGCGCCGCGTAGCCGATCCCGAAGCCCAGTCCCTGCAGTGCGTTGGCGCCGATCAGGTCGAGCACCGAGGTGTTGAAGAGGGTGAACCAGCCGAACCCGGCCGCGCACAGGGCCGCGCCGAGGGCGAGAGAGCGGGCCGGGCCCAGGAGGGCGGACAGGCGTCCGGACATGAAGGACGCCGCCAGCATGGTCACGGTGCTGGGGAGGGCGTAGAGGCCGACGTCGAGGACCGATCCGCCGAAGCCGTATCCAGCGGACGGCGGTGTCTGGACGAACCCGGAGATCAGGGCGAACGACCCGAACATCGCGAAGCCCAGCAGCAGCGAGGCCAGGTTGGCGGGCAGGGAACGACGGCCGACGAGCAGGTGGAGCCGTACCATCGGCGTTCGGAGCCGGAGCTGGCTGAACACCCACACCGCGCAGAGCACCACCGCACCCGCGAACAGCCCGACGACCCGGCCGGAGCCCCACCCCCAGTCGTTCCCCTTGGATATCGCCAGCAGCAGGAAGACCAGCCAGGAGGAGAGCAGCACCGCGCCGATGAAGTCGGGGCGGCCTCCGGCCCGGACCCCGGTGTCGTGGGCGCTCAGCGCGATGAGCACGAGCGCCGCCGCGGCGAGCCCCGCGGTGATCCAGAAGACCGGGTGGTGGCTGGGGGTGCGGTCGGCGATGATCCCGGTGACGATCATGCCGAGGTTGCCGCCGACGCCCATGGTGGCGCTCACCACGCCGATGGCCGTCATCACCCGGGTGCGCGGGAAACCGTCCCTGATCATGCCGATGGCCAGCGGGATCAGCGCAGCCGAGGCGCCCTGCATGGCCCGGCCGGCGATCAGCACCGCCAGGGAGCCGGACAGGGCGCAGATCACCGAGCCCAGGACGAGCAGCCCGACGGTGAACAGGATCATCCGCTTCTTGCCGTACATGTCCCCGAGGCGGGACAGCAGCGGAGTGGCGACCGCGCCGGCGAGCAGCGAGGCGGTGAAGACCCAGGTGACCTCCGCGACCGGCACGCCGAAGGCGACCATCAACCGGGGTAGCAGCGGGATCACCACGGTCTGCTGGACGGAGACGACCATCCCGGCGATGGAGAGCGCCAGCAGGGTCAGCCAGAGCTGTCTGCCCCGGCGTGCCGTACTCGGCTCGGAGACGGCCGTCCCTGCCACGATCCACCCCTTCACCGCCGGTTTCCCCCGTCAGATGGTAGATCGTACGGAGAAAACGCCACCGGCCGGATCATGTCACGCCGTGGCTACCGTGATACGTCTTTCTCTTATGGCCGTCGAACGCTTTGAGAGACATCGCGACCTGCTGACCGGAGTCGCCTACCGGATCCTGGGCAGCGTGGCCGACGCCGAAGACGTCGTGCAGGAGGCATGGCTGCGCTGGTCGGGGGTGGAGGTGGCCGAGGTGGAAGATGACCGGGCCTACCTGATCAGGGTGACGACCCGCCTCTCCATCGACCGCCTGCGGCGGGCGAAGTCGCGACGCGAGTCATATGTCGGGTCGTGGCTGCCCGAGCTGGTCGGCACCGCACCCGACACGGCCGAGCACGCCGAGCTGACCGCCTCGGTCGAGCTGGCGTTGCTGGTGGTGCTGGAGACCCTGTCGCCGCTGGAACGCGCGGTGTTCGTGCTGCGGGAGGCGTTCGCCCTGTCCTACGTGGAGATCGGTGAGATCATCGGCCGCGCCGAGGCGACGACCCGGCAGCTCGCTCGGCGGTCCAAACAGCACGTGCAGGAGCGCAGGCCCCGGTTCGACGTGGACCGCGACGAGCGGCGCAGGCTCACCGAGCGGTTCATCGGCGCGGCCGCCGGCGGTGATCTGGACGCGCTGACCGCGATGCTCGCCGAGGACGTCTCACTGGTCGGCGACGGCGGCGGGAAGGCCAAGGCCCCACTGCGGGTCATCACCGGCGCGGAGAAGGTGGCGCGATTCCTGTCCTCGATCGCGTCGAAGGAGGGCGCGCGGAGGTTCATGGAGTCGCTGGGCGCCGATCTCGTCCCCGGCTTCGCGGTGGAGTTCAGGGACGTGAACGGCGCCCCGGCGGCCGTGGTGACCGCCGACGGGCGGCCGATCACGGTGTTCTCCCTGGTCATCAGGGACGGTCTGATCGAGACCGTCTTCCTGGTGGCCAATCCGGAGAAACTTGCGCGCCTGTGATGTCACGGATGCCACCGCCGGGTGCGTCGTGAGGGTATGACGCAGAAAATCACCATCATCGGCGGTGGCCTCGCGGGACTCACCGCGGCCATCGCGTGTGCCGAGGGCGGCGCGCGGGTCACCGTCCACGAGGCCCACCGGGCGCTCGGCGGCCGGGCCCGCAGCACCGCCGCGCCGTACGTCGCCAACGACGGCCCCCATGTCTTCTACTCCGACGGTGAGCCGTGGCGCTGGATGGCGGCCCGGGGACTCGTCCAGCCCTTCCGCAGGCCGGCACTCGGTGAGCTCGCCAGGTTCAGGTTCCGGCACGGCTACCGCCTCACCTCGGCTCCGCCCTGGCCGCTGGTGAAGGCGATCACCACCAGGCGGCGGCTCCGTGCCCCGGTGGACGAGGGCTTCGGCACCTGGGCCACCCGGCACCTGGGTGAGGAGGCGATGCGGGCGGCGGCGGGGCTGGTCGGCGTGATCACCTTCGACGCCGATCCGGCACGGCTGTCCGCGGCGTTCGTCTGGGAGCGGGTGCTGCGGGCGGCCGCGCCCCGATATCCGGCTCCGCGCTACGTCGTCGGCGGCTGGCAGCGGGTGATCGACCGGATGGCCGCTCACGCGCGCGGGCTGGGTGTGCGGATCGAGACCGGCACGCGGGTGGACCGCCTCCCCGAGGACACCCCGGTGATCGTGGCGACGTCGCTGGACGCCGCCAGGACGCTGCTCGGCGACGAGTCGCTGCACTGGGAGAGCGGCAGGGCGGTCCTGCTCGACCTCGGTCTCACCAGGCGTCCCAAGGACGTCTTCCTCGTCTCGGACCTGGACGAGGGGGGATTCCTGGAGCAGTACGGCCTGCCGGACGCCTCGCTCGCGCCGGCCGGGCACACGCTGGTCCAGATCGAGATGCCGCTGCGGCAGAGCGAGTCGAAGGCGGAGGCGGTCACCAGGGCGGAACGGCTGGCCGACCTCGGACTGCCCGGCTGGCGGGAGCGGACGACCTGGCGGCGGGAGGCCACCGCGAACGGCCGTAGCGGGGCTCTGGATCTGCCCGGACTGTCCTGGCGGGACCGGCCGGCGATCGACAGGGGGCACGGCGTCTGGCTGGCGGGGGACGCGGTCGCGGCCCCCGGCCTGCTCGGCGAGGTCTCCACGCACAGCGCCCTGATCGCCGCGCGATCCGTGCTCCACGCCGTCGGTTCGCGTGTCCCCGCCTGAGACCGGCGCC
Above is a genomic segment from Streptosporangium album containing:
- a CDS encoding MFS transporter encodes the protein MAGTAVSEPSTARRGRQLWLTLLALSIAGMVVSVQQTVVIPLLPRLMVAFGVPVAEVTWVFTASLLAGAVATPLLSRLGDMYGKKRMILFTVGLLVLGSVICALSGSLAVLIAGRAMQGASAALIPLAIGMIRDGFPRTRVMTAIGVVSATMGVGGNLGMIVTGIIADRTPSHHPVFWITAGLAAAALVLIALSAHDTGVRAGGRPDFIGAVLLSSWLVFLLLAISKGNDWGWGSGRVVGLFAGAVVLCAVWVFSQLRLRTPMVRLHLLVGRRSLPANLASLLLGFAMFGSFALISGFVQTPPSAGYGFGGSVLDVGLYALPSTVTMLAASFMSGRLSALLGPARSLALGAALCAAGFGWFTLFNTSVLDLIGANALQGLGFGIGYAALGALAVQHVPMDSTGIASGINSLVRAIGGSVSSAVTAALLTSITIAGTAVPSRDAYVLSFAIITVSAAASAAVALVAGMMARGVSDVG
- a CDS encoding phytoene desaturase family protein, encoding MTQKITIIGGGLAGLTAAIACAEGGARVTVHEAHRALGGRARSTAAPYVANDGPHVFYSDGEPWRWMAARGLVQPFRRPALGELARFRFRHGYRLTSAPPWPLVKAITTRRRLRAPVDEGFGTWATRHLGEEAMRAAAGLVGVITFDADPARLSAAFVWERVLRAAAPRYPAPRYVVGGWQRVIDRMAAHARGLGVRIETGTRVDRLPEDTPVIVATSLDAARTLLGDESLHWESGRAVLLDLGLTRRPKDVFLVSDLDEGGFLEQYGLPDASLAPAGHTLVQIEMPLRQSESKAEAVTRAERLADLGLPGWRERTTWRREATANGRSGALDLPGLSWRDRPAIDRGHGVWLAGDAVAAPGLLGEVSTHSALIAARSVLHAVGSRVPA
- a CDS encoding RNA polymerase sigma-70 factor, whose product is MAVERFERHRDLLTGVAYRILGSVADAEDVVQEAWLRWSGVEVAEVEDDRAYLIRVTTRLSIDRLRRAKSRRESYVGSWLPELVGTAPDTAEHAELTASVELALLVVLETLSPLERAVFVLREAFALSYVEIGEIIGRAEATTRQLARRSKQHVQERRPRFDVDRDERRRLTERFIGAAAGGDLDALTAMLAEDVSLVGDGGGKAKAPLRVITGAEKVARFLSSIASKEGARRFMESLGADLVPGFAVEFRDVNGAPAAVVTADGRPITVFSLVIRDGLIETVFLVANPEKLARL